A stretch of DNA from Candidatus Cloacimonadota bacterium:
CGCACCTTGATCTGGCAGGCATTGCGGGCGGCACGGCCCAGCTGGACAACTTCGATTATCACCCGCATTTCCGCTTCCAGGGCGGGATCGATGCAGGCGGTCTCGGACTGCGGATACGCGGCCAAATGCACGCTTTCACCCGCTTCAAGCGAGAGAAACAGTTCTTCCGCCAGATGGGGCGTGAAGGGCGCGATCAGTTTTGCCACGCTCACAAGCACTTGGTAAAGAGTGCGATAGGCGCCTATCTTGTCTTCCGTGAGTTCCAGCGCCCAAAATCTGCGGCGGCTGCGGCGCACATACCAGTTCGAAAGTTCGTCGATCACAAAATCCTGGATGGCGCGCACCACCTTGGTTAGTTCGTAGTCCTTCATCCACTCACGCACCTGGCCGATCAGGGTCTGCAGCCGGGAAACGATCCAGCGGTCGATCTCCGCGCCGTGCCGCCAATCCTGGGGATGGGCCGCGGCGTCGAAGCCATCGATGTTGGCATAGGTGGCGAAGAAGGAATAGGTGTTTTTAAGCGTGCCGATAAATTTGCCGATGATTTCTTTCACTCCCTCCACATCAAAGCGCGTGGGCACCCAGGGCGGACTTACCTCCAGCAGATACCAGCGGATGGCGTCGGCGCCGTAAGTGTGCATCAATTCGATGGGGTCCACGGAATTGCCTTTGGATTTGCTCATCTTCTGGCCTTTGGCGTCCAGGATGAGATCGTTCACCAGGCAGCTTTTATAGCTGGAGCGCCCTTTGTAAAGGGTGCCGATGGCCAGCATGGAATAGAACCAGCCCCGGGTTTGGTCGATGCCTTCGGAGATGAAGTCGGCCGGGAATAGTTCGGAATCGAAACTATCTTTGTTTTCAAAGGGATAGTGCCACTGCGCGTAGGGCATCGAGCCGCTGTCAAACCAGCAGTCGATCACTTCCTGGGTGCGGTTCATGCTGCCGCCGCATTTGGCGCAGGCAAGGGTCACATCATCGATGTAGGGCCTGTGCAGTTCGATGTCGGCGGGCACCGGCGCGCCGTTTTTCAGTTTGCCGCGGCTGATCAGTTCCCCGATCGAACCCACGGAGCTCTTTTCGCCGCAATCCTCGCAGATCCAGATGTTCAGCGGCGTGCCCCAGAACCGGTCGCGGGAAAGGGCCCAGTCCACATTGTTGGACAGCCATTCGCCGAAGCGTTTTTCGCCCACGAAGCCGGGATACCAGGCGATCTGGCCGTTTTGCTCCAGCAGCTGCCGTTTGAATTCGGTGGTGCGGATATGCCAGCTTTCGCGGGCGTAGTAGATAAGCAGGTTTTCGCAGCGCCAGCAGTGGGGATAGCTGTGTTTCACCTGCTCGCGGCGGTAGAGGTTGCCGCTTTCCTTCAGGCTGCGGATGATGTCTTTGTCCGCGGTTTTTACGAAGATGCCGGTCCAGGGCGCGATCAAATGGTTGAATTTGCCTTCTGCATCCACCGGCTGGATGAAAGGCAGATCATATTTGAGGCCGAGGGCATAGTCATCGGCGCCGAAAGCCGGGGCGGTGTGCACGATGCCGGTACCGTCGTCCATGCTCACGTAATCCGCCAAACCCACATACCAGGCGGGTTTTTCCACCTCGATGAAACTGAAGAGCGGCTGATAGCGGCGGCGCTCCAGTTCCCGGCCGGGAAATTCGCTCAGGATCTCGTATTCGCCATCCAAAACCTCAAGCCGGGCCTTGGCCAGGATGTAGTTTTCCTCCAGATGGCGCACCTTCACGTAAGTTTCGTCCGGATGTACGGCCAGCGCCACGTTCGAGATCAGCGTCCAGGGCGTGGTGGTCCAGGCCAGGTACCAGGTGTCGTCTTCGTCCTCAGCCCTGAACTTCACGAACACGGAGGGATCCTCCACGTCCTTGTAGCCCAGCGCCACTTCGTGCGAAGAGAGCGGGGTTCCGCAGCTGGGGCAGTAAGGCACGATCTTGTGCGCTTTGTAGATCAGCCCGCGCTGGAAAAAGTTGTCCAAAATGTGCCAGACGCTCTCTATGTAGCTGTTGTGCATGGTGATATAGGGATCGTCGAGGTCAATCCAGTAGCCCATCAGTTCCGTCATTTCCTGCCAGAGGTCGAGGTAGCTCCAAACCGATTTCTTGCAGGCCTGGCAAAATTTCTCCACGCCGTAGGCTTCGATCGCTTTTTTATCTTCAAGTCCCAGTTGCTTTTCCACCTCGATCTCCACCGGCAGGCCGTG
This window harbors:
- the ileS gene encoding isoleucine--tRNA ligase; translated protein: MYKNIDLKESPRHLEERVRAYWREHSLAQKSIDQREGAPQFVFYEGPPTANGKPGIHHMLSRTLKDLVCRYQTMNGFQVKRKAGWDTHGLPVEIEVEKQLGLEDKKAIEAYGVEKFCQACKKSVWSYLDLWQEMTELMGYWIDLDDPYITMHNSYIESVWHILDNFFQRGLIYKAHKIVPYCPSCGTPLSSHEVALGYKDVEDPSVFVKFRAEDEDDTWYLAWTTTPWTLISNVALAVHPDETYVKVRHLEENYILAKARLEVLDGEYEILSEFPGRELERRRYQPLFSFIEVEKPAWYVGLADYVSMDDGTGIVHTAPAFGADDYALGLKYDLPFIQPVDAEGKFNHLIAPWTGIFVKTADKDIIRSLKESGNLYRREQVKHSYPHCWRCENLLIYYARESWHIRTTEFKRQLLEQNGQIAWYPGFVGEKRFGEWLSNNVDWALSRDRFWGTPLNIWICEDCGEKSSVGSIGELISRGKLKNGAPVPADIELHRPYIDDVTLACAKCGGSMNRTQEVIDCWFDSGSMPYAQWHYPFENKDSFDSELFPADFISEGIDQTRGWFYSMLAIGTLYKGRSSYKSCLVNDLILDAKGQKMSKSKGNSVDPIELMHTYGADAIRWYLLEVSPPWVPTRFDVEGVKEIIGKFIGTLKNTYSFFATYANIDGFDAAAHPQDWRHGAEIDRWIVSRLQTLIGQVREWMKDYELTKVVRAIQDFVIDELSNWYVRRSRRRFWALELTEDKIGAYRTLYQVLVSVAKLIAPFTPHLAEELFLSLEAGESVHLAAYPQSETACIDPALEAEMRVIIEVVQLGRAARNACQIKVRQPLQRMYVPAKYRATVERMFGLIQEEVNIHEIVYVAEDEDFVHYELKPQFKVMGPKYGNQMKAIAAELARLKGQDILAAFNATGTYKLASLGIELVPEDVAVHIQPREGFVFESLNDMFVALDTALTPELIREGYARELVNKIQFSRKEQGFEIMDRIEVEWLGDAEISAALAAHGDFIQSETLCDALRESGSSAGLGEYDINGKQVWLRITRTV